Proteins encoded within one genomic window of Lampris incognitus isolate fLamInc1 chromosome 1, fLamInc1.hap2, whole genome shotgun sequence:
- the prdm8b gene encoding PR domain zinc finger protein 8b, with the protein MEESGSQKLVWDSDAKAVQQCLTDIFTSVYTTCDVPENAIFGPCVLSHTSLYDSIAFIALKSTDKRTAPYIFRVDTSAANSTSEGLMWLRLVQCARDKEEQNLEAYVKNGQLFYRSLRRIEKDEELLVWYGKDLVELLLLSSGRAQAKSKGSSPLSCPDCSQRFQFEFPFLAHLRFRCTKRLQSVTGADEDAAKESGTERPNTTPTRASPKLGRSEGFSSTQDSSKPSTDFHNLARDLENNRTSPPSDKEAEIRSESSGKRKFSEVEDRESREGLTLTHTKSKEELASSAQNYRGVYGLEENHRSLSPPGSTEPGEPKRSAFTEVRKSPHSLKQHSGTNKSLSSSNSENKEGSRPGSNPTEKHLNIRQVLSETQPPQTPPMGSAFTSVGQQGSRGDGGERKSAFSQPSRSSFSQISQLVMPPKMIDCHPAVGDTISSSRLYQADHLAAKLQGAELGANCPVPGGMAKQSPFVYATAFWPKNSAPIQLQMPSALTLLPPSFTSLCLPAQNWCAKCNASFRMTSDLVYHMRSHHKKEYAMEPLVKRRREEKLKCPICNESFRERHHLSRHMTSHN; encoded by the exons ATGGAGGAATCCGGTTCCCAgaagctggtgtgggacagcgacGCCAAAGCGGTCCAGCAGTGTTTGACGGACATATTCACCAGCGTCTACACCACGTGCGACGTGCCTGAGAACGCCATCTTCGGCCCGTGCGTGCTGAGCCACACGTCCCTGTACGACAGCATCGCCTTCATAGCGCTCAAGTCCACGGACAAGCGGACGGCGCCCTACATCTTCAGG GTGGACACCTCGGCGGCCAACAGCACGTCGGAGGGTCTGATGTGGCTGCGGCTGGTGCAGTGCGCCCGGGACAAGGAGGAGCAGAACCTGGAGGCCTACGTGAAGAACGGCCAGCTCTTCTACCGCTCCCTGCGCAGGATTGAGAAGGACGAGGAGCTGCTGGTGTGGTACGGCAAGGACCTCGTCGAGCTGCTGCTCCTCAGCTCGGGCAGGGCGCAGGCCAAGAGCAAGG GCTCGTCCCCCCTCTCCTGCCCTGACTGCAGCCAGCGCTTCCAGTTCGAGTTCCCCTTTCTGGCCCACCTCAGGTTTCGCTGCACCAAGAGACTGCAGAGTGTCACGGGGGCCGACGAGGACGCGGCCAAGGAGAGCGGCACCGAGCGCCCCAACACAACCCCGACCAGGGCCAGCCCCAAGCTGGGCCGCTCCGAGGGCTTCTCCAGCACCCAGGACAGCAGCAAACCCTCCACAGACTTTCACAACCTGGCCAGAGATCTGGAGAACAACAGGACGAGCCCGCCCAGCGACAAGGAGGCAGAAATCCGCAGTGAGAGCTCGGGCAAGAGGAAGTTCTCCGAGGTGGAGGACAGGGAGAGCCGGGAAGGTCTGACCCTCACTCACACCAAGTCTAAAGAGGAGCTAGCCAGTTCGGCGCAGAACTACAGAGGAGTGTACGGTCTGGAGGAGAACCACAGGTCCCTCTCCCCACCGGGCTCCACGGAGCCAGGAGAGCCCAAGCGTAGCGCCTTCACTGAGGTCAGGAAGTCACCGCACAGTCTCAAGCAGCACAGTGGCACCAACAAGAGCCTCTCGAGCTCCAACTCTGAGAACAAGGAGGGCAGTCGCCCCGGGAGCAACCCCACCGAGAAGCACCTCAACATTAGGCAGGTGCTGTCGGAGACTCAGCCACCCCAGACCCCACCCATGGGCAGCGCTTTCACCTCGGTGGGGCAGCAGGGCAGCAGAGGGGATGGTGGGGAGAGGAAAAGCGCCTTCAGTCAGCCATCACGTTCGTCCTTCTCCCAGATCTCCCAACTGGTGATGCCGCCCAAGATGATCGACTGCCATCCAGCAGTGGGCGATACCATCTCCTCCAGCAGACTCTACCAGGCGGACCACCTGGCCGCCAAGCTCCAGGGAGCAGAGCTGGGAGCCAACTGCCCTGTGCCGGGTGGCATGGCCAAGCAGAGCCCCTTCGTCTACGCCACCGCCTTCTGGCCCAAGAACTCCGCACCCATCCAGCTGCAGATGCCCTCGGCCCTCACTCTCCTGCCCCCTAGCTTCACCTCGCTCTGCCTGCCGGCGCAGAACTGGTGCGCCAAGTGCAATGCCTCCTTCCGCATGACGTCGGACCTGGTTTACCACATGCGGTCCCACCATAAAAAGGAGTACGCCATGGAGCCCCTGGTGAAGCGGCGGCGTGAAGAGAAGCTCAAGTGTCCCATCTGCAACGAGTCCTTCCGGGAACGGCACCACCTGTCACGTCACATGACCTCCCACAACTGA